In Carassius gibelio isolate Cgi1373 ecotype wild population from Czech Republic chromosome B20, carGib1.2-hapl.c, whole genome shotgun sequence, the following are encoded in one genomic region:
- the LOC127983831 gene encoding interferon-induced protein 44-like: MGASESTEFDKPWRETPWENRELLQKNLRELTLSDSKVKYVRILLAGQVGAGKSSFINSVNSVFQGQITTEALADCVSGTSFTKTYRTYYMGNGQSLLPFVFNDMMGLESGDSEGADPEDIVKALKGLLKEGYDFNPTDSAKKKGYRSKASKSEDLTHCLVYVIAADKVSMMNDEVFKKIKYIRQKASELEIPQAVIMTRVDEACPLVQDDLRKIYTSKKIKQKMQECCNLVGVPVSHIFPVKNYHEEIDTQNDMDVLILRALTQIVHIADDLLKKRKTESKKGCCFLCGF; the protein is encoded by the exons ATGGGAGCATCAGAATCAACAG AATTTGATAAACCATGGAGGGAAACACCCTGGGA AAACAGAGAACTTTTGCAGAAGAACCTCAGGGAGCTCACGCTGAGCGATTCAAAGGTTAAGTACGTCAGGATCTTGCTAGCTGGACAAGTGGGAGCAGGAAAGTCCAGCTTCATCAACTCAGTCAATAGTGTTTTTCAAGGACAAATCACAACAGAAGCCCTTGCTGATTGTGTGTCTGGTACAAGTTTTACAAAAACA TACAGAACATATTACATGGGAAATGGACAATCACTTCTGCCTTTTGTCTTCAATGACATGATGGGCTTAGAATCTGGAGATTCAGAGGGTGCCGATCCAGAAGACATTGTCAAAGCCCTTAAGGGTCTCTTGAAGGAAGGATACGAT TTCAATCCAACTGATTCTGCTAAAAAGAAGGGCTACAGAAGTAAAGCAAGCAAGTCTGAGGATCTGACACACTGCCTGGTCTACGTCATCGCAGCTGACAAGGTATCGATGATGAATGATGAAGTcttcaaaaagattaaatatattaGACAGAAGGCCAGCGAACTGG AAATTCCTCAGGCAGTCATCATGACGAGGGTGGATGAAGCATGCCCACTAGTCCAAGACGATCTGAGAAAAATCTACACTAGCAAGAAGATAAAACAAAAG ATGCAGGAGTGCTGTAATTTAGTCGGTGTCCCTGTGAGCCACATCTTCCCTGTGAAGAACTACCATGAGGAGATCGATACTCAAAATGACATGGATGTGCTGATCCTGAGGGCTCTCACACAGATTGTGCACATAGCAGACGATCTACTGAAGAAGAGAAAAACTGAATCGAAAAAAGGATGTTGTTTCCTATGtggcttttaa